Below is a genomic region from Oceaniferula flava.
TGCGCCGCTGGCCGGTGGAAGCGGACAAGGCGATCAACGACGGCACCTACGGCAAAGCATTCGACTACAAACAAGCCCGTCTACGCATCGGCAACATCGATCAGACCCAAGACATCCCAGCCGGAGCGAAGGAAGTGACCTTCAAAGTCCGCTTGGAAAAAGGGATCACCAAGTTTTCGCCACTTTTCATTAGCCCTGACGTAACGGCCACGCCTTACTATGCGTATGTGACTCACCAGCCTAAACCAGGCTGGCAGACACCTCAGGGCATGGGCATCCCCGTCTACGATCCAAGTCACGGACGCATCCCACCTCAAGTCAAAGCCAAGAGAGCGAAAAAGAACGCATCCAAATCCAAATGAAACCAATCCATTTCATCGCCGCCACCCTGATCTCGGCCAGCGCCAGTCAGGCCGCCAGCAAGCCGAATATCGTCTACCTGATGTCGGACGACCAAAGCACCTACAGCCTGGGCTGCTACGGCAACACCGACGTCAAGACCCCGAACATTGACCGACTGGGAGCCGACGGCATCGTTTTCGATCGTCACTACAACACCACCGCCATCTGCATGGCATCGCGTGCCAGTGTGATGACCGGCATGTATGAGTACAAGACCGGCTGCAACTTCTCCCACGGTGACATGCTAACCTCCACCTGGAAGAAATCCTACCCGATTCTGCTGAGAAAAGCCGGCTACAGGACCGCCTTTGCTGGCAAATTCGGCTTCGAGCTCAAGGAGACTCCGGAAGGCGAAAAACTGCCCTTGCCGGCTGAGGATTTTGACATGTGGGGCGGCGGACCGCAGCAGACGCAGTATGCCACCAAGCACAACAAATCCATGGCAGCCTATGCGAAGAAATACCCGCACTCCACCCTCTCCTACGGAGCATTCGGCCGGGATTTCATCGCCAAAGCAGCTCAGGCGGGCAAGCCCTTCTGCCTCTCGATCAGTTTCAAAGCACCTCACAAACCCGCGACCCCCGACCCCAAATTCGACCACGTTTACGCCGGTAAAACGTTCAAGAAACCCGTGAACTACGGACGTGAACACGGTGAACACTTTTCCAAGCAAAGTAAAACGGACCGCCAATATGAGCGTTTCCACAGCTGGAACTATTCCGATCAATACGATCAGGTCATGGCGACCTACCACCAGCAGATCTACGCCATCGACGTGGCCGTCGGCATGATCCGGAAAGCGCTCGATGACCACAAGGTCGCGGATAACACGGTGATCATTTACACCTCGGACAATGGCTTCTTCTGCGGCTCTCACGGTTATGGTTCGAAGGTGCTTCCCTATGAGGAATCGGCAGGCGCCCCGCTGATTGTCTTCGATCCACGTCACAAAAACTCAGGGAAACAACTGCGTTCGAAGGCACTCACTGCGAACATCGACTTCGCCCCAACCATCCTCCAGCTCGCCGGACTTTCGGTGCCTGACAATATGGACGGCGCCAATCTGATGGAACTCTATGACAAACAGGACGCGGAAATCCATCAGTCGATCGCCCTGATCAACGTCTGGGGTCGATACCCCACCCATGCGCTGAGCGTGGTGACCAAGGACATGAAATACATCCACTGGGGATATGCGGCGGAGGGATTCGAAGTCACCGAGGAACTCTATCACATCAGTAAGGATCGCCACGAACTGACCAATCAGGTGCGCAACCCTGAATACTCGACCGCCCTCAACGACCTCCGCAAGGCTTACGACCAACATTTGGCGCATTGGAAAGCGGAAGCGGTTCCCTACAACCGCTACCAACAATACGGCACCGTCTTCGATCGCAAACTACCGTGGGAAGAACGCGCCAAAGCTCTGCACAAGCGGAAGAAAAAAGCCAAGACCAAGTAAACCAGCCAACTCATCAATCCACCAATTCATCCCCCCCATGAAAACCCTCCTCAAATCCTCCTGTGTGCTCTTGCTCAGCTCGCTGACCTGGGCCGTAGCAGCCCCCGATACCACTTCCGACGCCGACCCCAAGACACCAAGGAAAGTCAAAAAACGCACGCCGTATTTAGAAACCGGAGCGGAGAGAAAACTTGATGTGGTGTATAAAAAAGTGGGGAAGAAAGAACTCCAGCTCGACCTCTACTACCCCACCGCCAAGCAGAGCGCCACGCCCCCGGTGATCATCTACACCCACGGTGGAGGATGGGCCGCCGGCAGTCGGCGCGGAATCACCAGCGGGAGATTTGCCAAGGTGTTCACCCAACTTCTGGCCGAGGGCTTCTGCGTCGCCACCG
It encodes:
- a CDS encoding sulfatase family protein, which translates into the protein MKPIHFIAATLISASASQAASKPNIVYLMSDDQSTYSLGCYGNTDVKTPNIDRLGADGIVFDRHYNTTAICMASRASVMTGMYEYKTGCNFSHGDMLTSTWKKSYPILLRKAGYRTAFAGKFGFELKETPEGEKLPLPAEDFDMWGGGPQQTQYATKHNKSMAAYAKKYPHSTLSYGAFGRDFIAKAAQAGKPFCLSISFKAPHKPATPDPKFDHVYAGKTFKKPVNYGREHGEHFSKQSKTDRQYERFHSWNYSDQYDQVMATYHQQIYAIDVAVGMIRKALDDHKVADNTVIIYTSDNGFFCGSHGYGSKVLPYEESAGAPLIVFDPRHKNSGKQLRSKALTANIDFAPTILQLAGLSVPDNMDGANLMELYDKQDAEIHQSIALINVWGRYPTHALSVVTKDMKYIHWGYAAEGFEVTEELYHISKDRHELTNQVRNPEYSTALNDLRKAYDQHLAHWKAEAVPYNRYQQYGTVFDRKLPWEERAKALHKRKKKAKTK